AAAGATATTTAAGGATACCCCGGATTTCTTTATGTTACTACAGATTTATCCGCAATTTGGATCAATAGATGTTCCGGCAGTATTGATTGTTTCCGGAGGCAAGATTGTTGATTTGATCGGCCACGATGTTAGTGTATCCGAGTTTACCGAGAGAATGTGCTCCCAGATGCAGAGgggaaagaaggaggaggaggaggaggaggagaagaagaagaagaatgatggCGATGAAAGCAATGAAAGATCGGATTTGACTTCTGAAAGACCCTTGAAGGCTATTACAAAAAAGACTGGTAAAATACCCAAATCGAACAATACCACAGGATATACGACATCTGCTGTGCAAGCTgcggcagcagcagcggccTCAGCAGCTTCATCGGCTGCTTTGGAGAGGGAAAGAATTCTACGCCGAGTCAAATTGGATCGTGAAGAAATTAAACACGACCGCATGGAGGAGAAACATCAGATTTCGGAAGAACCGGTAAGAGAAAACATACACAACAAGGATTTAGAGACAGAGTTGAACTACGTTCTTCAAGTAAGACTTCTGGATGGGAAGGCCATTAGATCCAAATTTCAGCGCGATGAAAAGCTTGGCAAAGTCAGAGACTACATTTTGGAACAGTATCCTGACTACAGAAACGTATCCTTTTATTTCTACAGGAACGTTGATCGTGTCACATATAAGGAGGAAGACGAGGCCAAGAGTCTTAGAGAGTTGAATTTAAACCGGGCCACACTACTGATGAGACCCCTGGAGAGGCAGCGCCATGGTGACATAGATACCCCAACGAGCAGCACAGAGATAGGTAATGCTGTGACAGGAACAGTTAGCTGGCTTAAGAACAGGGTTGGTAGTTATTTATGGGGTACTCCACCAGCAGTGGAAAGCTCAAGAAATACGATTGTTCATCAATCGAAGGCACTTTATCACGATGAAGTGACTACAGATCCTAGTGAACAGACGTCCAATTTCAATCCTTATGGCCAATCCGATCTCATTGATAAGTCCGAGCATACAGAAGCTAAGAAAAAGGGACATAGCACTTTTACCAAAAAATCTGAGAAACGACCTCAGGTATCGACGCACGAGAGCCACGGAACAGAAAGTACGTAATGTCATTATATAGGAAGTTCATTAATCATAAAATTAATCCAATAAATAACataatcaaagaaaatcaaaCTCAAGATAAAggaaaggagaagaaaaggacgGAACACAAACGTTTATATAGTAAAAGGAAAAGCAGAACAAAAATCATTACAGCATGAGGTCATTATCGGTGAACTGCTGAGGTTGGGTCTGAGGAGGCTGCGACTGCTCGTCGACTCCAAAAGCAACAGGATCAGTGAACTCGTCAAAGATTAACGAATAAATATCATTGATCATCTCGTCTTTACCAGAACTTCGTCTGGAAGGACTCTTGGGCACAACGGGACCAAATTCAGGGCTCAAAAGGTCGGGTTTGAAAACCGGCTGCTGGGCAGATGCATATGTAGCAGGTCTTGTAGACGATGGAAGCTGGGGAACAGCGGTAACTTGGGAAGCaggctgttgttgttgcatctgttgcatctgctgctgctgttgtggCATCttttgctgctgttgttgttgcatCTGTTGCATCTGCTGTGGCATcttttgctgctgctgttgctgctgttgttgctgttgctgctgctgctgttgctgttgctgttgttgctgttgttgttgttgctgttgctgttgctgttgctgttgctgttgctgctgctgctgttgctgttgttgttgttgttgttgctgctgctgctgcctcTGAGGTAATtgtggctgctgctgctcctgGTACTGCATCTCCTCTTGAATAAACTTGGCCAAGTTGAGCTCAGAGCCAGCAGGAGTAGTGAGAGGAGTAGTATTACAGGTTGAGGTGTTCTCCGTCTGAATAAGGTCGTAGAAAAGAGGTTCTGTCTTGACAGAAGTAGGAACAGACGTGGACTGAAGAGTAGGAGAGGCAAtcttctgttgttgttgcttcAAGCGCCTGAGCTGTTGCTGTCGTGGACTAGTATAGTTGCCAAAGAGCGAGGCTGTAGACGAAGGAAGGTCATCACGCAACCCtggctgctgttgctgttgagaCGAAATGGTAGAGCGACGAGACTTAGACTGCGAAGACTTCTTACCAGTCCGAGAAAGGACAGTGTCGATCACTGCAATATACTTTCTAACAGAACTGGCATAGTGAGGCATCTTGCCAAGTAAAGTGCGAGCTCTGACAGCATATTCACGCAAGCTAGAGGCCTGATGAGATGTAGAATCGGTACGAAGACAAGCCAAAGGAATCAGAACAGCCTGAACTAGGAAATAAACTGCGTACCAGACAGCGATTGGAGAAAGTCTGGTAGCTGCAGTGGAATTGGCACCAGAGTCAGAAGCAATTGCTTCTTCACTGATGAATCTTTCCACCGACTGGATGGTCTCCTGGGCTGCCTTAATACAGATGCGACGTGCCTGTTTCAAATCATCCTTTCTAAAGCCACTTAAGTCCTGCTTGGTCAACTGATGAAAGATATATGGCCTGAATAGAGCAATCTGAACATTCTTGTATCTCCAGATAAGCCTGTACCGGGCCAAATTAAACCATTGAGGTAACCTAGTATCATCTGTTGTGTACAGGTACTTTGgaacaactttgaagaactgtGACTTGGCAATGGTATCATTCTCGTGGAAATATGCAGGTAAATCTTCATTGACAAAGCCCGAAATACGTGAGTTTAGAGCTAACGTCTCTGgtaaagaaggaggattGGAACCAAGAGTTCTGCTATAGAATGGAGCCACAAGCATTGCAAGTCTAGTCTGCCAAATAGTAGCAGTATAGATTGTAGGATAGTCCTTATTGAACATCTTATCAGTCAACCTAGGCAAGTTCGGATCGTGAATCAACTGATTGagctcatcatcattgatgTTGGACATCATCAGAACATTTGACGAATCATAGGCAACCGAGAGTGGACGACCAAGTGACAACGACATGTCCACATCAAAGATGTAAAGGCCCCAATAGAGTCTTCTGCGAATTTCCAAGTCCAGCGCATCTCTCTTACTATCTGAAGGCTCAAACTCACGGTAAAGTCCCAGAGAAGATGCCATTCTAGAAGCCATTCCCAAGTACATCCAACCGGAGTTCGGCTTGCTGCGCTTCATGCAATagttggaaagaagtaaCTCTGCATTTAATAATAAGAAGTTACCATTTTCCAAAGCACCACTACCCAAAGACTGGCGTGCTCTTTCGTAGTAGATTAAGTCCCAATTCTTAGAATCACCATACAGACACCAACAGCCGATAGCAAGAACCGTGTTAAGGAGAGCCTGCCAATGGTTGCTATTCTTGGGTCGCAGATCACCATTATAGAACCTTATGAAGGTCTCCTTATGGATGAACGGATAAGAAGCATGATAATACTTGAAATAGCCAGTAAGAAATTGTTCCCGAGCTGGTCTAGAGTCCAAAAAGGCGGAATTGTTGATCGTTGCGACATCCAAAGTGAGCGTCTCGTctgaagagagaagagaagaatctaAGTCGACATCAGGTGCGAGCACTCTGAGCAGGGCATTAAAGGATGGAGAACCATAGAAACCGGAGCCGTAAGCTTTTGCAGGACTGTCAACCAGCGGAAGATTAGAATTTGCAACAGCAACCGCAGTAGCCATAGAATCGATTGAAGATTTTCCTGCCATCAAAGATGGAGACGAACTAGAAGAGCCAGAAACAGATGAGGAACCAGAGAAAATAGCAGACTCAAGAGCGGATTGAGGCACATGACTTAAGCCAAAACCTGGTACAAAACCGGCGCCCGATGATGCCGAAGGTATCGTTGTAGCTGATGCTGGAAAGTCGTTTTTGGTAGCAGATTCACACCAATCATAGCCTCGAGGTTCATTGGTAGCAAGATATTGATCCATGAGTCTCGATAAATTtggtaaagaagaagcaccaCTAGAAGTACCGGAACTATTGGTTCCTGAAACACCGGCAGTAGCTACTATAGATGAAGAGTTGTGTAAGCTGATGTGAGAgactgaagatgaaggagcctgagatgatgaagactttgatgaagaggcaTGACCGGAGGATCTGATACTGTTGGAAATAACACTGGAGATGGTACCATTTTGACAACTGGTAATTAAAGAATCGGCATCTTTATCGGGAATGACTTGACGGAGCAGAGACTCCAACTGCCTCACTCTGCTCTCAACTTTGGTGAGGTAAGCACGCGTGAGGGGGGATCTAATCGTTCTAGGCGAGTAGACACAGTCCCATGCGTGAGTGACGCACTTGGAGCATTTAGGGTACTCCTTGGAACACTTTAGTTTCCTTTTTCGGCACGAATCACACGCCTGTTCGATACAAGGCTTTCCTGCCGAGGCGAAAGACGGACAAGAAAGCGAGCTTGCTGGTATGTTTCCAGACGAGCtattggaagaaggagattcagttgaagaagtacaACCGGAAGAGCCGGAAGATCCGGAAGATCCGACGGAACCGCTAGACAAAGTTGGCCTGTTGGCCCCTGCGATGTCAGCCGCGGAATTAGCACCGGATATTGCCGTCATACTGACAAGGCCTCCAATACCCGCGACAGCGGGTATATTTTTAAGAGAAGTGCATGGCTCCTCCTTAATGGTCGGTGAAGGCTTTGAATAAGGGAAAGAGGTCAGCGAACGATGAACTGCAGGATGGTTTCCAGTAGAATGTGGATTATGAACAAATGATGAGCGTCCTCTAAAATTGGAAGACTTCGGCGAAAGAACCGGAGATAGTGGACTCTTGGGTGAAGACGATGCGGAAGAAGACGTTGAAGTCGTATTAGACATAGGggaagacgaagatgaattcaTAGCTTTGGCAAAGAATAAAGAACAACTAAACAAGCCTCAAcgaaaaagagattgattgAAAGGCGCTTTTAGCACTGCTTATATTAACGTCGAAGACTTAGCTTGTATAAGTACTGTGCAGGGAAGTGCTGTTTATGTAAGTCGAAAATGTATTACGGTACGGGAAATCAataaaaagagagaaaacaaaaatttTATCCGTGAAAAAATTACCGACGCCGAGTAAAAGAACATAATGGCGTGCTAAAGTGGAGCAAGATGGGGAAAAGATTCGTCTGCGTGACTGACGATGATGTATTGGATCTACCAGTCTGGCTCAGGTTTGCTGGAGTTAGCAGTAGTTAGGCACAAGTAGCCAGAACAAGCAGGACAGAGCCCAGACACCGCACCTCAATTTTTATTGGTTGGCTGCATTAATAGCGGTACTGACTGTTTGTCCGACGAACAATGATGTGCGTGGGATAAATAACacgttttctttttttctaattgaatttctttttttctaatTGAATTTCTTTTGGCTGTTTTTAATTCCTTTAGTTTTTTCTAATTCTTTCAGTTTTTTCTAATTCTTTCTAATGCTTCACTATTTCTAATCCAAAGTTTGAGAGTTTCAAGACTAATGGAAGTTTCGAGTTTGGATTTGTTTGTTTACCTGGATGCTTGACCGGTTATAATGTTACATGCATTTCTACTTATTTGCTCGTTTACTTATCTACTCACCTACTCACCTACTCATTTCCCCAATCTCTCACTTCCCTAAATCACCGCTTTCTCCTCCCTGCTTTTCcaatttgtttctttttctctctctctctcgTCTCGCTTTCTCGTGttttgctttctttttctgattataatttgtttttcttttgcgTACTCTTTGGCCTCAATAATCACGGTATTGAAATTGCCGCACAGATCTACTCTATATTCAACCGTAAGTCGAAAAGTGGGATGGATCATCACACTGACTCTCTGTCTGCATTAGAAAGATTCTGCAATTGTTACTGAGCCATTCTGTACTCAATAGGCCTGGATGTCCGACAATGAGTTCACACAGATAACTGCCGGAGTTGAAGGTGTACCCGGTGGTTTTTGCGCCTCTTAGCATGGGACAGGTATACGTGGCTTTTACCGGAATAAATTACACTTCAACGCAGTCTGCCTCTTCTTGTTAGAGAGGGGAGTTTCATTGAGGAGACCATTGAGACTACTGGCTGCAATTGGTCAACTGGATCTTGTTTTGGTCTACCAAGGGGAACGGATTGTATATAGTGAATTTGCCTGGAATCGCTGACATCTCGATTGTCTCGATTTGGAATAAGTGCCGAAACCAGATACGGCCACATGAGTTCTTTTTTTGCGGATGAAAAAGTTTTCTACCCGCTACATATTCCGATCTCACGTGAATAAATGATCAATAAGCCATCTAATCCGATATGCAGTTCCGACAATGGTTAGCGACCGAGCATATATTAAGAATGGTTCGGTAATCACAAGGGATACCATGATATACCGATGGATACTAAGGGATACCAAGGGATACCAAGGGATACTATAGAGTATCATGGGTCACTATGGAATACTATGGGATACTATGGACTACCAACGGATACCGAGAAACTAGCAGTTGACAATAATTTGACTCATCAGTACTACTGGTAACCGTTTAAGTCGATACGTCGATACTAGGATTATTGTACAATTTCTAAATTGTTATGTGCGAATATAAACAAACTGCTCAAAAATATCCGACCGCAACCGATCATAGTTAGACGGTTGAATCACAGCGGATAGGAAACTGCTCACAGGGTCTCTAGTGCCGGGTGATTTCACGGTGATTATCTGGAGGTCCTCTTGACTCCTGTTGGGCGACTGGGATATATTTCGTAGCTTACACGAGTGCCCCGTTGCCTCTGCATACGCGAGCACTTACTTCCCTCGTATCCACCAAACGAATATGAATAGGCTTGCTTAAAGATATCTCTGCATAACATATTTGGCGATGCCCATTGACGCCGTCAAACCTGGACTCTCGATTCCTAACAAATTGACAAATCCGGGGTACcccctttcttctctaataATAAAATCTTGAAACCGCTTCGTTTGTGGACCAATGATCTTAGGACGGATGCCGCAGTAACTTCCATGTAAATTCTCTGCCTTCATTCCCGGCAAGTACCGTACAACCTGAGTACACGCTTTAGCCAAGTTACCCTCACTGACGTGATAATCCTCACAGCTATTCACCCACTCCAAGTCCGGTCCAAATCGGATTTGTCCTCCAAGATCAATCGTCAAATGCGTTCCCAACGATGCCACACCAGGCGTTGGGCAGGGGTAAACTAGCCGTTTGATATGCAACGGTTTCCCCGCATAGGTGAAGTAGTTACCTTTGGCAAAATATGCCGTCACGTGACGTTCCTTAGGAAGAATCATGTTAGAGATTTGTGGCGCGTGTAATCCCGCGCAGTTGATTAGTGTGGCGGTGCTAATAGTGAATGGCTCTGCATTACCCTCTGTGTCTTGATCAACCTCTTGCTCCACCGTCTCGATCTCGTACACTTTGTCCGCATCGTTATATTTGATACCGGTAACTTTTGTGCCTAGTGCTAACGAACCTTCCGCTTCTTGAAACTTCGCCATCAAATAACTCATTAGTTCATGTGCCGATGTGATTCCAGTTGTGGGGGAACACAAAATTCCCGCACGCGCGTAAACAGCAGGCTCTTCTAGAGCGGCTTTCTTGATGCTAAGAAAGTGAGTAGGAGCGGCAATTCTCTTAGATTTCTCGTGCAATTTCTCGAGGTATTCTAAATCCCGCTCGTTTTGCGCCAAAATCCATTTGCCGCACTGCTTCACCGGGATTCTGTCCTTCAATTCATAAATCATTCTTTTACCTTCAAGACATAATCGCATCTTGAGTGAGTCCTCTGGGTAGTAGATGCCAGCATGAATCACCTCCGAGTTCCTGCTGGACGTTTCTTGACCATACGCatcgttcttttcaatgatCAACACCTTCGACTCAGGAAATCTTGTTACAATTTCCGCTCCTATCGCTAAACCAACAACACCCGCACCAATAATTGTATGCGAGAAATCTACCCCACTTGCTGTGGTCAACTCTCGACTCATGACTCGGAACAGCATCGCAAATAACAATAATCCGACATCCTGGTGAAAAAGACACAGATGCCCATATTTCTGCACTTTATATACATCCCACCTGCCGTTGAATCACTTAATGCAATCCCGGCGTTTGCGATTATCCGAGAACGGAGATTTTTCTGGTATCAGGACACCATAGagcatccgtacaccaatGTATTATCATGTCAAGCTGAATAAAGCTTGATGTAGTTAGTACGCGGTCTTTGTGACTGTCTCTTTATTCCTCGTTCCTACAACTAAACTCCACCATATAATTGCCTAAATGAGCTCTTCCCGAAAATTAGAAGGTACCTTGAGGGGCCATAAGGCTGGTATTTCCGCCATACAATTTCTCTATCTTCCCACCGCTCTCACCTATTCAACGAGCAATACTCGCCACCATTTTCTCAAACCTACCCTAATAACCGGAGATGAATCTGGTTTAATTATATGGTGGGATTTGACAACTAGGAGACAGTTGACTAGTTGGCAGGCTCACGGTACAATTGATTCGGCCTCTCCAAATGCAGTAATAACGCTTCAACAGCTTGGTATTACGTGGATGTTATCACAAGAAGGTACATACGAATTTCCGGTAATCGATAAAAGGTGGTACGGATGCTTGCTCAGTCATGGCAAGGATGGAGAGATCAAAATATGGAGATTGTTTAGCGTGGTCACGTGCGGAGATTATGGCCTGAAATATCAGCTATATACACCCTTACACCAGGCGTTACCCCCTAAAGTGGTGTTTCAGATGCCGGTGAACATGTTGAATTTCAGTAACGTCGAGATGGTGGACGACCGGCTTGTAACTCCTGGAACCGAGGATTCCAACAAATTTGACATCTACACGGTTCCCATTCCGGGAACTGATGAAAGTGGTACTGGCCTTAAGAGACTCTTCAAGGCTGTGCAGTTTGAGTCGGACAATCCAAACTTTACGCATAGAAACGGTTTTGGGATAGTGATGAAGTTTGCATGGATTGACAGAGACCACATTGCAGTGGGATACGAGAGTGGTCACGTGGTAACTTACGAGTTGGCGCAGAACACCGTTAAGGCTATAACTATCAATAGCATTCATACACCAGAACCAGTTACCGCTCTTTACTATGATTGGTCACGTGATATTATTTTAAGTGCTTCTTCTACGGACTGTTTGGCTATAATGAGCGGGAGAAAAGCCATAGAGACTTCGTCCTTATCATTTCCTGTCGATACTACATCGGCTATCTCTGTACACCATATAAAGCATCGAGGTATAGGTGATCTGAGTGTATCTACAGATGGTACAGTTGGAGTGGTTACGTGGGACGGATATACAAGATTCTTCCATTACACAGAGGGAAACAGTGATTTGACGTTTGTATTCAAAGTTAAGCGTCAAGCACCTTCGATTTCAGATAATAGAATTTCTTCCGACAATGATATTAAGCAAGAGAGTCTCTTACATTCTCAGAAGTCTTCTGCTCTGGTTTATTCCAGGACTCAAATTCCTTACACGTTTATAAAGGAGTCAAGAACATTGGAATACAACGATGGAATGAGTAAGAATTTGGTTCGACGGAGATTGGAGAGGAACTTCGATAATCACTGGGCTCTGATTGGATATAAAGATGGTCGTGTAGCGGTATATAGTGAGAAATAAATACATCCATCAAGTCCGTTTGTGGAATATTAAGATTTGACAACGGCTCTTCTGCCAGATATCATAAAGAATCTTGATACATCATCCATGATCGATGAATCATTTGGACATCATGATTGATGAGTGAAACCAATTCTCCTCTGTGTCCAGTAGGAGTGCATATTCTCTCAAAACGGTGATCCCAAGTGTTGAGTTTCTGTCCCGGGAAGGTAAGCATAAGACAGGATTTATACAGTAATAGATGATAAATGCATTAATTATGAAGATTTTTGGTTTCGAAGGTACAGAAGGTTCTAGCGATcatttcatcatccattCCGGTTTCCACTcgcttcttcaaagtgATTGGCTCGCAAGAATAGCCACGGGATGATACTGGAATACGGATAGACATTTGTCTGACCCTAAGATCTATTTCAGAGGGAGAACAAGGAGGTCGGCAAGGTTCTGGAGAATCAGCAGACTCAGGAGACGATACTGAACGACTACCGGATTCATCCCGTGTCTCTACCAGTGGTTCGACTAATGTCTCGACTAGtgactcttcttcttgtatttTTGGGGTATTTGGCTTTATCCACGTGTGGTTTAGTGCCTGATCAACGGTTAATCGCTTATTAGGATCAGACACTAGTAATCTGGCAATCAGATCTAATGCCTCATCCGCAATACTATCCCAATATGGAGAGTAAAATGCATATCTGGCATCGATGATTTGCTGTCTCATTGACGGAGGTCCCAATTCCTCACTAAAAGGAGGAAACCCACAGAGACAAACGTACATAAGAACACCCACAGACCACATATCCACAGATTTATTATATCTGCGCACATTCTGATTGACTAACACCTCGGGAGCCACATAAGCAGGCGTTCCACATAGAGTATTTGTAAAGCTTAACTTACCAATAAACTTAGCAAGACCGAAATCGGCGATCTTAACCCTCACTGAATGCTCGTTGACATCCCAAGGTAACTTCTGTTCGCCAGATTCAATTTCTAGTAAGATATTCTCAGGCTTCAAGTCCCTATGAACAATTCCCATAGAATGAAGATACCTCAGACCCGTTAGAAGCTGTTTAGTTAACTCTTTGGTCTCTGACTGACCCAATTTACCCTTTTTTACTATTCTGTTAAATAACTCTCCCCCATTAACTTTCTCTAACACCAAATAAGTTGTCATGGTGTCCTCAGAAACGGGCTCTAAAAAGGTATGGTAGAAACCAACCACATTAGGATGGTCAAGTTTAGTAAGAATGTCCAATTCCCTATTGAACTTAACCTTATCTTCATCCCCTACGGCATGTTTGGTAGGATTGAAAATCTTGACGGCGCACACCTCTCCATCCTTCCGACAGACGGCTTCTTTAACCTGTGCATAGTGGCCAGTTCCGAGTACCTTATCGCTGAGAATGTAGCTGTCAAAGAAACTAACAGTTTTTCGAGCACTATATTTCAAGATAAAGTGGCAACTAGATGCAAAACTCACCTTGTCTCCATTTCTCACGAGACAAACATTTCCCTTTCCGGCTATTGTTCCATTGATAAATGTTCCATTGGAACTCAAATCCTTAAGATAGATTACTTCTTCATTGTTCACCTTACTCACTCCCATCTCACAATGCTCACTAGAGCAATCCATTGGACCGATTATAATATCGCAATGTCTTGATCTCCCGATCAGCACTTTTCTGGTCCTCGGGATCATCCGATTCTCCGATTTCTCAGGGTCTAAGCTGTACAAGACGGCAGCTACATTGTTATTTTCAAGGTCACGTTCAAGTCTTTTTGTTTTGCCGTTGTTAGAAATATCCAAACCAGTTCCATATTCGTTTTCAGCACTCAATGGCCTCTTTTTGCGACTTAGCCTTGCATTATCACTCATCTTACTCACCAAAAAGGCGCCACCAAATCTCTAAAGTTGATAATACTGACGCGAAAGTTTTCAGAAATTTTTCGCTCTTTCGTTTACGCGTACCATCCGTACACCGACAAGAATCACGAGGACGACCGACCTGGTGACTTGTAGCTGAAAACCTCAACGCTGACAGGGCACTATCTATCGatcctctcttctttcaagaagTCACAAAATGGCAGTTTCAGGAAGAGGACAAAATGATCAAAATCTAGATGGttccaagttgaagatcGCCATTGTTCATGCCAGATGGAATGAAGAGGTTATCGACTCTTTGGTGATCGGATGTATCAATAGATTAAAAGAACTCGGAGTTAAGGAGGAGAATATTATCGTTGATACGGTCCCTGGATCGTTTGAATTGCCTATGGGATCTGCCGCCGTGGCTGTAAATGCCAGTATTGATGCTGTAATCTCAATTGGTGTCCTAATCAAGGGTTCCACTATGCATTTTGAATACATTAGCCAATCGGTGACTAATCAGCTTATGGATCTCCAGTTCAAAATGGGTAAGCCTGTGATCTTTGGACTTCTAACATGTTTAACGTTAGAACAAGCAAAGTTAAGAGCTGGAATGGTTCCTGGTGCGATGCACAACCATGGCGTTGATTGGGCAGAATGTGCTGTCGAGATGGCTTCTAAATATGGCCAGGATTTCAGGACAGCTACGTGGAAATAGGAGTGTTTTTCAAACGACGCGTCGATAGGTCTatcttgaaaattttgaagaagaagaagacataATAAGATTTAAACTTTATCTTATCTCTTTTGTTTACTCGTTACATAGATCTTTTGGCAGTTAATAAGGAATTTATGGCTATTGAGATGAATTCtggaaaaagagaaggaacTTTGTCAGAGAAAAATCATGACTTGCTCATAGAGAGGCCAAAAAAGGAGGACAGTGCCATGAAACTTGAAGGACTAGAAAGTGATAACGAGTCTGAGAgtagtgaagaagaactagaGGATAAGCAAGAGGACGAATTTGTTGCGAAACCGAAAACAGTGATCAGACAGGATACagaagacgaggaagatgaagaagacgattCAGAAGGTGATGCAGCCAACGATACAGAAGGATATGATGAAATAGAAGAGATGGAAAAACAGCTAGTAGGAGATAATACATTTGGAATCGacaaaatgaagaagctcaGCCCGGAACAATTACAGAaacaacaaagaaaagtgaaaCGGACCGGAGTGGTATATCTATCTTCGATTCCACCATATATGAAGCCAACTAAGATACGGCAGATATTTTCACgatttggagaaattggaaGGATTTTCCTTAAACctgaagatttgaagattcatCGAAACAGAGTGAAATCTGGAGGAAACAAAAAACGGAAGTTTGACGAAGGATGGTGTGAATTTATCAGCAAGAAAGATGCCAAACTGGCCGCATTTACGTTAAATGGAAATATATTGGGAGGTAAGAAGCACAGCTTCTACCATGACGATATTATGAATGTCAAGTATTTGAAAGGGTTTAAATGGGCTGATTTGACAAGTGCTTTGAACGAAGAAAAGGAGGTTAGAGAAAGCAAGATGGAGGCTGAGTTGTCTCTTCAGCATAGAATGGATAAGGCATTTATTGACAATGTAGAGACAAGCAAGATGGTGAGAGGTatggagaaaaagagaaagcatACTGATTCTGATACGACTGATGTTAGAAGGGTATTTAAGCAAAGATCCGTGGCCACGAATCGGTCTGGAGctaaagaggaggaaaagcTTAGATCAGAAAAGCACGGTAATCTAGAGAATGTTTTAAATAAGTTGCTTTAGAAACGATTAACTAATAGAATGTATATCTAAGATGACTATAGATGATTTTTCAGCTATTGAAGTTTTTCACTTCAGGACATGCCAAACTTTTTTTCCAActtcattcttcaactaTCTTCAACTATCTTTTGCATACAGTCTGAATTCGATATGTTCAGGATCACCCAGATTACCTGGAGGTGTTCCAGGGTTTCGGCATCGGTCATGAGGTTTTCAACTTCGACTAGTCGAT
This sequence is a window from Brettanomyces nanus chromosome 3, complete sequence. Protein-coding genes within it:
- a CDS encoding uncharacterized protein (EggNog:ENOG41) — encoded protein: MSHDSTQPLSGLLFETDANSAIHNSIERHKPLLMLITGQSDECESWIDGRLTNKNERFESSLRPYLSSEFVLLKIFKDTPDFFMLLQIYPQFGSIDVPAVLIVSGGKIVDLIGHDVSVSEFTERMCSQMQRGKKEEEEEEEKKKKNDGDESNERSDLTSERPLKAITKKTGKIPKSNNTTGYTTSAVQAAAAAAASAASSAALERERILRRVKLDREEIKHDRMEEKHQISEEPVRENIHNKDLETELNYVLQVRLLDGKAIRSKFQRDEKLGKVRDYILEQYPDYRNVSFYFYRNVDRVTYKEEDEAKSLRELNLNRATLLMRPLERQRHGDIDTPTSSTEIGNAVTGTVSWLKNRVGSYLWGTPPAVESSRNTIVHQSKALYHDEVTTDPSEQTSNFNPYGQSDLIDKSEHTEAKKKGHSTFTKKSEKRPQVSTHESHGTEST
- a CDS encoding uncharacterized protein (EggNog:ENOG41) gives rise to the protein MSSSRKLEGTLRGHKAGISAIQFLYLPTALTYSTSNTRHHFLKPTLITGDESGLIIWWDLTTRRQLTSWQAHGTIDSASPNAVITLQQLGITWMLSQEGTYEFPVIDKRWYGCLLSHGKDGEIKIWRLFSVVTCGDYGLKYQLYTPLHQALPPKVVFQMPVNMLNFSNVEMVDDRLVTPGTEDSNKFDIYTVPIPGTDESGTGLKRLFKAVQFESDNPNFTHRNGFGIVMKFAWIDRDHIAVGYESGHVVTYELAQNTVKAITINSIHTPEPVTALYYDWSRDIILSASSTDCLAIMSGRKAIETSSLSFPVDTTSAISVHHIKHRGIGDLSVSTDGTVGVVTWDGYTRFFHYTEGNSDLTFVFKVKRQAPSISDNRISSDNDIKQESLLHSQKSSALVYSRTQIPYTFIKESRTLEYNDGMSKNLVRRRLERNFDNHWALIGYKDGRVAVYSEK
- a CDS encoding uncharacterized protein (BUSCO:EOG0934437E), encoding MAVSGRGQNDQNLDGSKLKIAIVHARWNEEVIDSLVIGCINRLKELGVKEENIIVDTVPGSFELPMGSAAVAVNASIDAVISIGVLIKGSTMHFEYISQSVTNQLMDLQFKMGKPVIFGLLTCLTLEQAKLRAGMVPGAMHNHGVDWAECAVEMASKYGQDFRTATWK
- a CDS encoding uncharacterized protein (BUSCO:EOG09343U5C), giving the protein MAIEMNSGKREGTLSEKNHDLLIERPKKEDSAMKLEGLESDNESESSEEELEDKQEDEFVAKPKTVIRQDTEDEEDEEDDSEGDAANDTEGYDEIEEMEKQLVGDNTFGIDKMKKLSPEQLQKQQRKVKRTGVVYLSSIPPYMKPTKIRQIFSRFGEIGRIFLKPEDLKIHRNRVKSGGNKKRKFDEGWCEFISKKDAKLAAFTLNGNILGGKKHSFYHDDIMNVKYLKGFKWADLTSALNEEKEVRESKMEAELSLQHRMDKAFIDNVETSKMVRGMEKKRKHTDSDTTDVRRVFKQRSVATNRSGAKEEEKLRSEKHGNLENVLNKLL